The Garra rufa chromosome 23, GarRuf1.0, whole genome shotgun sequence genome includes a region encoding these proteins:
- the stoml2 gene encoding stomatin-like protein 2, mitochondrial yields MLRTVVCRAGSGLLKHSRQTVPAFWGTQAQHRWASSLPMNTVVLFVPQQEAWVVERMGRFHRILEPGLNFLIPILDRVKYVQSLKEIVIDVPEQSAVSLDNVTLQIDGVLYLRILDPFKASYGVEDPEYAVTQLAQTTMRSELGKLTLDKVFREREILNTNIVHLINQASDEWGIRCLRYEIKDIHVPPRVKESMQMQVEAERKKRATVLESEGTREAAINVAEGRKQAQILASEGEKAEQINKAAGEANAVLAKAEAKAKAIRLLSEALTQQNGDAAASLTVAEQYVSAFSNLAKESNTILLPSNTGDISSMVSQAMAIYGNLSKTQAQSTADRALPQTSEPTWEGNVSETGLK; encoded by the exons ATGCTCAGGACGGTGGTGTGTCGGGCGGGAAGCGGCCTTTTAAAG CATTCGCGCCAAACAGTGCCTGCATTCTGGGGGACCCAAGCCCAGCATCGATGGGCTTCCAGCCTCCCTATGAACACTGTGGTTCTGTTCGTACCTCAGCAGGAAGCTTGGGTAGTGGAGAGGATGGGCCGTTTCCACCGAATCCTGGAACCA GGTCTAAACTTCTTAATTCCAATCTTGGACAGAGTTAAATACGTTCAGAGCCTCAAAGAGATAGTGATAGATGTGCCAGAGCAGTCAGCAGTTTCCCTCG acaATGTGACATTGCAGATAGATGGAGTTTTATATCTCAGGATACTCGACCCATTTAAG GCCAGTTATGGAGTGGAGGACCCTGAATATGCCGTCACCCAGCTGGCACAGACCACCATGAGATCAGAGCTGGGAAAACTGACCCTGGACAAAGTGTTTAGG GAAAGAGAGATTCTGAATACCAATATTGTCCACTTAATAAACCAGGCATCAGATGAATGGGGGATTCGGTGTCTTCGATACGAGATCAAAGACATTCATGTTCCTCCACGCGTAAAAGAGTCTATGCAAATGCAG GTGGAAGCAGAGCGGAAGAAGAGAGCCACCGTTCTGGAGTCAGAGGGGACGAGGGAGGCAGCCATCAATGTGGCCGAGGGTCGCAAACAGGCTCAGATTCTGGCGTCTGAGGGAGAGAAAGCAGAACAGATTAATAAAGCTGCTG GTGAAGCAAATGCTGTACTGGCTAAAGCTGAGGCAAAGGCCAAAGCTATCCGGCTGCTGTCCGAGGCGCTCACTCAGCAG AATGGAGACGCTGCAGCATCTTTAACTGTGGCCGAACAGTATGTCTCTGCTTTCTCCAACCTGGCCAAGGAGTCCAACACCATCTTACTGCCCTCAAACACAGGAGACATCAGCAGCATGGTCTCTCAG GCTATGGCGATTTACGGCAATTTATCAAAGACACAAGCTCAGAGCACAGCAGACAGAGCCCTCCCTCAGACTTCAGAACCGACTTGGGAAGGAAACGTGTCTGAAACTGGacttaaataa